In Abyssicoccus albus, the following proteins share a genomic window:
- a CDS encoding ABC transporter ATP-binding protein, with product MIKRYMQFVKPYWLLVVLTIIIGIFKFGIPLLIPLLIKYVIDDIIINDALTVNEKINQLFMMLGVFMFIFVVVRPPIEYFRQYLAQWTGNKILYDIRDKLFDHLQALSVRFYADRKVGEIISRVINDVEQTKTFVITGLMNVWLDLVTIIIALSIMFTMDVKLTLVSMIIFPFYILSVWFFFGRLRKLTRNRSAALADVQAFLHERIQGMTIVKSFAIESNESKRFGVENKEFLNKATDHAKWNALSFGVVNTITDIGPLLVIGFGAMSVIQGNLTVGVLAAFVAYMERLYGPLRRLVSSSTMLTQSIASMDRVFQLFDEEYDIEDKPNAIPLPASNGHVRFNDVTFKYHDDDSYVLRDINLDIQAGETVAFVGMSGGGKSTLISLIPRFFDVTTGSIEIDDYKITDVTVKSLRDQIGMVMQDNVLFSDTIKENILLGLPNATDGEVIEAAKQANAHDFIMNLPQGYDTQVGERGVKLSGGQKQRIAIARVFLKNPPILILDEATSALDLESESIIQETLETLSKDRTTIIVAHRLSTITHADKIVVLKDGEVVETGNHQTLMAAKQYYYDLYSIQDL from the coding sequence ATGATTAAAAGATATATGCAATTCGTGAAACCATATTGGTTACTTGTTGTGTTAACGATTATCATTGGTATATTTAAGTTCGGTATTCCGTTACTTATACCACTTTTAATTAAATATGTTATTGATGACATTATCATCAACGATGCGTTAACCGTAAATGAAAAAATTAATCAGTTATTCATGATGCTTGGAGTATTTATGTTTATCTTTGTCGTTGTGAGACCACCGATTGAATATTTCAGGCAGTATTTAGCGCAATGGACAGGGAACAAAATATTGTATGATATTCGAGACAAACTATTTGATCACCTCCAAGCATTGTCAGTGAGGTTTTATGCTGATCGTAAAGTCGGTGAGATTATTAGTCGGGTCATTAATGATGTTGAGCAGACGAAAACGTTTGTTATTACTGGGTTAATGAATGTATGGTTAGACCTTGTGACGATTATCATTGCATTATCAATTATGTTTACGATGGATGTAAAGTTGACGTTAGTTTCGATGATTATTTTCCCATTCTACATATTAAGTGTGTGGTTTTTCTTTGGAAGATTGCGTAAATTAACACGAAATCGCTCGGCAGCACTTGCTGATGTCCAAGCATTTTTACATGAGAGAATTCAAGGAATGACAATTGTTAAAAGCTTTGCTATAGAATCTAATGAATCAAAACGTTTTGGAGTAGAGAATAAAGAATTTTTAAATAAAGCAACAGACCATGCGAAGTGGAATGCATTGAGCTTCGGGGTTGTGAATACGATTACTGATATTGGGCCTTTATTAGTAATTGGTTTCGGTGCGATGAGTGTCATTCAAGGAAACTTGACAGTAGGTGTTTTGGCAGCATTTGTAGCCTATATGGAACGTTTATACGGACCACTTAGACGGCTAGTAAGTTCTTCAACAATGCTTACACAAAGTATTGCATCGATGGACCGTGTGTTCCAACTATTTGACGAGGAATATGACATTGAAGATAAGCCGAATGCAATACCATTACCTGCATCAAATGGTCATGTTCGATTTAATGATGTGACGTTTAAATATCATGATGATGATTCATATGTGTTAAGAGATATTAACTTAGATATCCAAGCTGGTGAAACGGTTGCATTCGTTGGAATGAGTGGTGGAGGTAAATCAACTTTAATATCATTAATTCCAAGATTTTTCGACGTGACGACTGGGTCTATTGAGATAGATGATTATAAAATTACTGATGTGACGGTTAAATCTCTCCGCGATCAAATCGGAATGGTCATGCAGGATAACGTTTTATTCAGTGACACGATTAAGGAGAATATTTTGTTAGGATTGCCTAATGCAACAGATGGCGAGGTCATTGAAGCGGCAAAACAAGCCAATGCGCACGACTTTATTATGAACTTACCACAAGGTTATGATACACAAGTCGGTGAACGTGGGGTGAAACTATCTGGTGGCCAGAAGCAGCGTATTGCAATTGCACGAGTGTTTCTTAAAAACCCTCCAATCCTCATATTGGATGAAGCAACAAGTGCGCTTGACTTAGAAAGTGAATCAATTATCCAAGAAACGTTAGAGACTTTATCAAAAGACAGAACGACCATTATTGTTGCCCATCGCTTATCAACCATCACTCATGCGGATAAAATTGTCGTATTGAAAGATGGAGAAGTTGTCGAGACAGGAAATCATCAAACATTAATGGCAGCTAAACAGTATTATTATGACTTATATTCAATCCAAGATTTATAA
- a CDS encoding DNA-3-methyladenine glycosylase, which translates to MVMNTKRSCGKQLDNALNLNLYQDTLDVAKSLLGKEVHSVIDGVHTSGYITEVEAYLGHNDEAAHGFVGRNKKNNEIFNEAGHFYIYSMHGQHCMNVVTQCDGVPEGVLIRAIEPNHGIDTMKSRRGRSDLATGPGKVTQCLGVKRDEHNGTLINSDVLWLSDGKTPKSIEASKRIGIDTKETAKEYLYRFTVKGHYSVSKRRKRDIVEDVWR; encoded by the coding sequence ATGGTTATGAATACAAAGCGAAGTTGTGGCAAACAATTAGACAACGCACTGAATCTTAATTTATATCAAGATACATTAGATGTTGCTAAGTCATTGCTCGGTAAGGAAGTGCACAGTGTTATTGATGGTGTTCATACATCAGGTTACATTACTGAAGTTGAAGCTTATTTAGGACATAATGATGAAGCGGCTCACGGTTTTGTCGGTAGAAATAAAAAGAATAATGAGATTTTCAACGAAGCAGGACACTTTTACATTTATTCAATGCATGGACAGCACTGTATGAATGTTGTCACACAATGTGATGGCGTCCCAGAAGGAGTATTAATTCGTGCGATTGAACCAAATCACGGCATTGACACGATGAAATCACGCCGTGGACGAAGTGATTTAGCAACAGGTCCGGGCAAAGTGACGCAATGTTTAGGCGTGAAGCGTGATGAACATAATGGAACATTGATTAATTCAGACGTGCTTTGGTTGTCGGATGGTAAAACACCGAAATCAATTGAAGCGTCAAAGCGAATTGGCATTGACACGAAAGAAACAGCGAAAGAATATCTATACCGATTTACTGTGAAAGGTCATTATAGTGTTTCGAAACGACGAAAGAGAGATATCGTGGAAGATGTATGGCGATGA
- the mutY gene encoding A/G-specific adenine glycosylase has product MYNESQYANNLLNWYEVNKRDLPWRHTSNPYYIWLSEMMLQQTQVSTVIPYYNAFIHKFPTIETLANAPIEEVYPYFEGLGYYRRIEHFHDAIKEVQSVYGGEVPHNANQFRQLKGVGDYTEGAVMSIAFNQLLPAVDGNVVRVFSRLDCKPYEVVSSKGKKYIKDRVETLIPLEAGDFNQSLMELGATVCTPKAPKCEQCPVQQHCEAYETYRVDEFPVKKKKTKKQHEYYDVFVIKTKQDELIIEQRPKTGLLRNMYQFPMFDYYDEEHVEQHINERIHIYDKAVHEIEHIFTHKVWHLTVHYGICLTDGSKHIVLDEKHNYPMSVSMKKIKEAFEQNNS; this is encoded by the coding sequence ATGTATAATGAAAGTCAATATGCGAATAATTTACTGAATTGGTATGAAGTAAACAAACGAGATTTGCCGTGGAGACATACGTCAAATCCTTATTATATTTGGTTGAGTGAAATGATGTTACAACAAACTCAAGTATCAACTGTGATACCTTATTATAATGCATTTATTCATAAATTTCCAACCATTGAAACGTTGGCTAATGCACCGATTGAAGAAGTGTATCCGTATTTTGAAGGGTTAGGTTATTACCGTCGAATAGAGCACTTCCATGATGCGATTAAAGAAGTTCAATCAGTATATGGTGGTGAAGTACCTCATAATGCAAATCAATTTCGACAACTGAAAGGCGTCGGTGATTATACAGAAGGCGCTGTGATGAGTATCGCCTTTAATCAATTACTACCGGCAGTTGACGGGAATGTAGTACGAGTTTTTTCTAGGCTCGATTGTAAACCTTATGAAGTTGTATCATCTAAAGGAAAGAAGTATATCAAGGATAGAGTTGAAACATTGATCCCTCTTGAAGCAGGAGATTTTAATCAATCTTTAATGGAACTTGGTGCAACAGTTTGTACTCCGAAGGCACCAAAATGTGAACAATGTCCAGTTCAACAACATTGCGAAGCGTATGAAACATATCGTGTTGATGAGTTTCCTGTGAAAAAGAAAAAGACTAAAAAACAGCATGAATATTATGACGTGTTCGTCATTAAAACAAAACAAGATGAGTTAATTATTGAACAACGTCCAAAGACAGGTCTACTAAGAAATATGTATCAATTTCCGATGTTCGATTATTATGATGAAGAACATGTGGAACAACATATCAATGAAAGAATTCATATTTATGATAAAGCAGTTCATGAAATAGAACATATATTTACTCATAAAGTATGGCATTTAACCGTTCATTATGGCATATGTTTAACAGATGGTTCGAAACATATTGTCCTTGATGAAAAACACAACTACCCAATGAGTGTGAGTATGAAAAAAATCAAAGAAGCATTTGAACAGAACAATTCTTAA
- a CDS encoding metal-dependent hydrolase, which yields MDTLTHTCMGVGLVAFGTIDPSIQSTSLPFIITAITASQIPDIDTVLKLTGNANYITHHRGFTHSLPMQLIWPILITALIYLIFKDINILHYYLFAQLGVSLHIFVDIFNAYGTQALRPFSNQWIQLAVINTIDYFILFMHGIGFILWYFIGHGFIIFTIIYIILILYYISRFYYQYTIKKYIHHFIDSETIEQYFIAPTMRYKVWRIAIRTSEYDYVGRAHGLTINFYDKFKRKEPFNFEKYPEIKHDKNVRAFIHFSPFYRYEWDYARNELRFIDLRYLEKGHYPFVAIVKYDDQFNVPSSYTGWVFSEDKLQQKVPIQN from the coding sequence ATGGATACATTGACTCATACATGTATGGGTGTAGGTCTAGTTGCTTTCGGTACAATCGACCCATCGATACAAAGTACATCATTACCATTCATTATTACTGCAATTACCGCTTCACAAATACCAGATATTGATACTGTGCTTAAATTAACAGGTAACGCTAATTATATTACACATCATCGTGGATTTACACATAGTTTACCAATGCAATTAATATGGCCAATTTTAATTACTGCATTAATTTATTTAATCTTTAAAGATATCAATATATTGCACTACTACTTGTTTGCTCAACTCGGCGTGAGTCTTCATATCTTTGTAGATATTTTTAACGCATATGGTACCCAGGCTTTAAGGCCATTTAGCAATCAATGGATTCAACTTGCTGTCATAAATACGATTGATTACTTCATCTTATTCATGCATGGCATTGGTTTTATATTATGGTATTTCATCGGTCACGGATTTATCATTTTTACAATCATATATATAATTCTAATTTTATATTATATAAGTCGCTTTTATTATCAATATACAATTAAGAAATATATCCATCATTTTATCGATTCAGAAACAATCGAACAATATTTTATCGCACCAACAATGCGGTATAAAGTATGGCGTATTGCCATTCGAACATCTGAATATGATTACGTTGGAAGAGCACATGGGTTAACGATTAACTTTTACGACAAATTCAAAAGAAAAGAACCATTCAACTTCGAAAAATATCCTGAAATCAAACACGATAAAAATGTACGTGCCTTTATTCATTTTAGTCCATTTTATCGCTATGAATGGGATTATGCTCGAAATGAATTGCGATTCATAGACTTAAGATACCTTGAGAAAGGACATTATCCATTTGTCGCCATCGTTAAATATGATGATCAATTTAATGTACCAAGCTCATATACTGGATGGGTTTTTTCTGAAGATAAATTACAACAAAAAGTCCCAATTCAAAATTAA
- a CDS encoding glutamate-1-semialdehyde 2,1-aminomutase, whose product MDFSKSESLKNISEQHILGGVNSPSRSYKAVGGGAPIVMERGKGSKFYDVDGNEYIDYLAAYGPIITGHAHPHITEAIKNAAEDGILYGTSTTHEIKFAQMLQDAIPSLERVRFVNSGTEAVMTTIRIARAYTKRNKIIKFEGCYHGHSDLVLVAAGSGPSQLGTPDSAGVPIGVAQDVITVPFNDIDQLTEAIEHFGDEIAAVLVEPIVGNFGIVEPYEGFLEQVNEIAHRNNSLVIYDEVITAFRFMYGGAQNLLNVQPDLTAMGKIIGGGTPIGAYGGRLDIMEHVAPLGPAYQAGTMAGNPLSIRTGIACLEVLKEDGVYERLEKLGQRLEEGIQQGIDQYGIKANINRLVGALTIYFTEEKVTQYSHAESSNAEQFSEFFNLLLREGIHLAPSKYEAWFITTEHTEEDIEKTIKAVHRVFEKMSSK is encoded by the coding sequence ATGGATTTCTCTAAATCAGAATCACTAAAAAATATTAGTGAACAACATATATTAGGTGGTGTTAATTCACCATCAAGATCATACAAAGCAGTAGGAGGTGGTGCTCCAATTGTGATGGAACGAGGTAAAGGATCTAAGTTTTATGATGTGGATGGAAATGAGTACATCGATTATCTTGCGGCTTATGGACCAATTATTACTGGACACGCGCATCCTCATATTACAGAAGCAATAAAAAATGCTGCAGAAGATGGTATTTTATACGGTACATCGACAACACATGAAATTAAATTTGCTCAAATGTTACAAGATGCAATTCCTTCACTAGAACGTGTACGTTTCGTTAATTCAGGGACTGAAGCTGTTATGACGACGATTCGTATTGCAAGAGCGTATACGAAACGAAATAAAATTATAAAATTCGAAGGGTGTTATCACGGTCATTCCGACTTAGTACTTGTTGCAGCTGGTAGTGGTCCATCACAACTTGGAACACCTGATTCTGCTGGTGTTCCAATCGGTGTTGCGCAAGATGTCATTACTGTTCCGTTCAATGATATAGATCAATTAACAGAAGCGATTGAACACTTCGGTGATGAAATCGCTGCAGTCCTTGTTGAACCGATTGTTGGGAACTTCGGAATAGTGGAACCTTATGAAGGATTTCTTGAGCAAGTGAATGAAATTGCTCATCGTAATAATTCTTTAGTAATCTACGACGAAGTCATTACTGCGTTTAGATTTATGTATGGTGGAGCGCAAAACTTATTAAATGTACAACCAGACTTAACGGCAATGGGTAAAATTATTGGCGGAGGAACGCCAATCGGTGCTTACGGCGGTCGACTTGATATTATGGAACATGTCGCACCCCTTGGACCTGCATACCAAGCAGGCACAATGGCGGGAAATCCACTATCGATTCGTACAGGCATTGCTTGTCTTGAAGTATTGAAAGAAGACGGCGTATATGAACGATTAGAAAAACTCGGTCAACGTTTGGAAGAAGGAATTCAACAAGGTATTGATCAATACGGTATTAAAGCAAATATCAATCGACTTGTCGGGGCATTGACGATTTATTTCACTGAGGAAAAAGTTACTCAATATTCTCATGCTGAATCTTCTAACGCTGAACAATTCAGTGAATTCTTTAATTTATTACTGAGAGAAGGGATTCACCTAGCACCAAGTAAATATGAAGCTTGGTTTATTACGACTGAACATACAGAAGAGGATATCGAAAAAACGATTAAAGCAGTGCATCGTGTATTTGAAAAAATGTCATCGAAATAA
- a CDS encoding YfhH family protein: MHSKPMNEMTEDELNELIKSLYEKARKAEMAGIMNEYEVYVRKVMIAKSYLVDESKIDLHKIYQLKDTDEYFKVEYLKGIFAWGYRIRGNGEEEGLPVAILKID, encoded by the coding sequence GTGCATTCGAAGCCGATGAATGAAATGACAGAAGATGAATTAAATGAGCTCATAAAATCATTATATGAGAAGGCACGTAAAGCCGAAATGGCAGGAATTATGAATGAATATGAAGTATATGTGCGAAAAGTAATGATTGCTAAAAGCTATTTAGTCGATGAATCAAAGATAGATCTTCATAAGATTTATCAGCTGAAAGATACAGATGAATACTTTAAAGTTGAATATTTAAAAGGGATCTTTGCATGGGGATACCGAATTCGTGGTAATGGAGAAGAAGAAGGATTGCCTGTTGCAATATTAAAGATAGACTAG
- a CDS encoding RecX family transcriptional regulator: MAKKITSIEVQKNNKERFNIYLDSEFAFGISMDTLVKHHLTKGQSLTTEYIRQIESTELYYTGYQRAIRYLSFKKRSAKELKTHLSEDQLTEEDINRLVQKLTDQGYIDDEDYITSFVRTALNTTQKGPQRVKKELLNKVGQNYVEEIDRVIRDYFTDDIIHERLNHLIQKEDKPLSIPKRKHEQKVLLKLIRKGYERHSIEEVLKHFQFDEKSDVIEDKMIRDLEKKYKKVKHLPLYERKQKYMAMLMMKQYDYDKIKEILEGDLSAFEADE, from the coding sequence GTGGCGAAGAAAATTACATCCATTGAAGTACAAAAAAATAACAAAGAGCGATTCAACATCTATTTAGATAGTGAATTCGCTTTTGGAATTAGTATGGATACATTGGTTAAGCATCATCTAACAAAAGGTCAGTCGTTAACAACTGAGTATATTCGTCAAATTGAATCGACAGAATTATATTATACAGGATATCAACGAGCGATACGGTATTTATCGTTTAAGAAACGTTCTGCGAAAGAACTGAAAACACATTTATCTGAAGATCAACTGACCGAAGAGGACATCAATCGATTAGTTCAAAAATTAACAGATCAAGGGTATATAGATGATGAAGACTATATCACTAGTTTCGTTAGAACCGCATTGAATACAACTCAAAAGGGACCTCAAAGAGTCAAAAAAGAGTTATTAAACAAAGTCGGACAGAACTATGTTGAAGAGATTGATCGTGTTATCCGTGACTATTTCACGGATGATATTATTCATGAACGACTTAATCACTTGATTCAAAAAGAAGATAAACCATTATCTATACCGAAGCGTAAGCATGAACAAAAAGTTCTATTAAAACTAATTCGAAAAGGTTATGAAAGACATTCCATTGAGGAAGTACTTAAACACTTTCAATTCGATGAAAAGTCTGATGTTATAGAAGATAAGATGATTCGTGACTTAGAAAAGAAGTATAAGAAAGTTAAGCATTTACCATTATATGAACGTAAACAAAAGTATATGGCGATGTTAATGATGAAGCAATATGATTATGATAAAATTAAAGAAATCTTGGAAGGTGATCTGAGTGCATTCGAAGCCGATGAATGA
- a CDS encoding DUF402 domain-containing protein, which yields MEDVNLIEGETLRIQSYKHNGHIHRVWSETLILYGDDNIIIGGNDHTLVTESDRRTWVTREPAIVYFHSEYWFNVICMFRDDGVYYYCNLSSPFIYDGEAIKYIDYDLDIKVYPDGKYHLLDEDEYKLHKQRMRYSDDIDYVVRKNVDILQSWIEEKKGPFAPDFIKVWHNKFIDIKTKQLR from the coding sequence ATGGAGGACGTTAATTTAATAGAAGGTGAGACCCTACGAATACAAAGTTATAAACATAACGGTCATATTCATCGTGTATGGAGTGAAACGTTAATTTTATATGGTGATGATAATATTATCATCGGAGGAAATGACCATACACTTGTCACGGAAAGTGATCGAAGGACTTGGGTGACCAGAGAACCAGCAATCGTATATTTCCATAGTGAATACTGGTTTAATGTCATTTGTATGTTTAGAGATGATGGTGTTTATTATTACTGTAATTTAAGTTCGCCGTTTATTTATGATGGTGAAGCAATTAAGTATATAGACTATGATCTCGACATTAAAGTATATCCGGATGGTAAGTATCATTTACTCGATGAGGATGAATATAAGTTGCACAAGCAGCGGATGAGATATTCTGATGACATCGATTATGTCGTTCGCAAAAATGTCGATATTCTCCAATCTTGGATTGAAGAGAAGAAAGGACCATTTGCCCCTGACTTTATAAAAGTATGGCACAACAAATTTATCGATATTAAAACAAAACAATTACGGTAA
- the rlmD gene encoding 23S rRNA (uracil(1939)-C(5))-methyltransferase RlmD produces MTQNTKNKPVTITIKRLGINGEGIGYYKKKIAFVKGALPGEVIRGEVEFEKDKFMSVKMTKVLEKSSDRIEPPCPVYEECGGCQLQHLKYPAQLSEKVGIIKDALTRYAPKVKFDIIEPMKGMTEPFRYRNKLQFPIKQMNTGRVISGMYAEGSHQLIDLKDCIVQQKETMTLHLKIKRLIEDLNIPVGMSSKKHGLTHIIIRQNHNNEMQVGLMGNSKEVKKLDLIASKIMDIDKVISVSYVYKDFDDSVITGHSMKLLKGKKTMEMSIGDKLFDVELESFYQLNDAMVKDLYDTIKDHLNDIKSDQEMKILDAYCGAGTIGIYVQDEGMHITGVDDSEASIRSAKINQQKNNIQNIEFIHADAKDYITSNHLDYDCMMFDPPRTGINRHIVDTLLTKGSDHIIYTSCNPSTFAKDIAHLSSRYHVTRITPVDMFPQTSRIELVATLERKKK; encoded by the coding sequence ATGACACAAAATACAAAAAACAAACCTGTCACGATTACCATCAAACGACTTGGTATTAATGGAGAAGGTATCGGATATTACAAAAAAAAGATCGCATTCGTTAAAGGCGCTTTACCCGGTGAAGTGATTCGTGGGGAAGTTGAATTTGAAAAAGATAAGTTTATGTCTGTCAAAATGACTAAAGTACTTGAGAAATCATCTGACAGAATTGAGCCACCTTGTCCTGTTTATGAAGAATGTGGAGGGTGTCAACTTCAACATTTAAAGTATCCTGCTCAACTTTCTGAAAAAGTTGGAATCATTAAAGATGCTTTGACACGTTATGCACCTAAAGTGAAGTTCGATATCATTGAACCGATGAAAGGTATGACTGAACCATTTCGGTACCGTAATAAACTACAATTCCCAATCAAACAAATGAATACCGGACGTGTCATTTCAGGAATGTATGCAGAAGGAAGCCATCAACTGATCGATTTAAAAGATTGTATCGTTCAGCAGAAGGAAACGATGACACTCCATTTAAAGATTAAAAGATTAATTGAAGATTTAAATATCCCTGTAGGAATGAGCAGTAAAAAACATGGATTAACGCATATTATTATTCGACAAAATCATAACAATGAAATGCAAGTCGGATTGATGGGTAATAGTAAAGAGGTCAAAAAATTAGACTTAATCGCATCTAAAATCATGGATATCGATAAAGTAATTAGTGTGTCATATGTGTATAAAGATTTTGATGATTCAGTCATTACTGGACATTCGATGAAATTACTTAAAGGTAAGAAAACAATGGAAATGTCAATCGGCGATAAATTATTTGACGTTGAACTTGAAAGTTTCTATCAATTGAATGATGCAATGGTTAAAGATTTGTATGATACGATAAAAGACCATTTAAATGATATTAAGTCTGATCAAGAGATGAAAATTCTTGATGCTTATTGTGGAGCAGGAACAATCGGAATATATGTTCAAGATGAAGGGATGCACATTACAGGCGTAGACGATAGCGAAGCAAGTATCCGAAGTGCTAAGATAAACCAACAAAAAAACAATATTCAAAATATAGAATTCATTCACGCTGATGCGAAAGATTATATTACATCTAATCATCTTGATTACGACTGTATGATGTTTGACCCACCGAGAACAGGGATTAATAGACACATTGTAGATACATTATTAACAAAAGGTAGCGACCATATTATTTATACAAGTTGCAATCCATCAACATTTGCGAAAGATATAGCCCATTTATCAAGCCGTTATCATGTGACGCGTATTACACCGGTTGATATGTTCCCACAAACATCTAGAATTGAACTTGTAGCGACATTAGAGCGTAAAAAGAAATAA
- a CDS encoding FMN-binding glutamate synthase family protein: protein MTFLTWVAIIANVLIISIILLLILTFLFFRFKDAGQNQHSVLRNFPVLGRVRYFLEKIGPEIRQYLFHNDNEGRPFSRKDYLAVVLAGKYKSRIGGFGSQRDFTQPGFYINNSMFPLQSTEIDVDQSEQIHTQIYEVEEDTIFTRKEHQEKKTVDPYLIPKEQGVTIGQDLQYPHTFQRLIGQSAMSYGALGKNAIKTLSIGIHDAKGSWMNTGEGGISPHHLHGEADLIFQIGPGLFGVRNLDGTFSEELYKKKVALNNVKAVELKLGQGAKTRGGHVEGEKVTEEIAEIRNVEPFKTINSPNRFEFIDNSHELLYFVQKLRELGQKPVGFKIVVGNIDDIKQLVQAMKETNIVPDFISIDGGEGGTGASYQELEDSVGLPILTALPIVDMMLTHYGLRERTKIISSGKLITPDKVAIALGLGADLIQVARSMMMSVGCIMALQCHTNECPVGVATTNPKLERGLVIEEKRYRVTNYLIALSEGLYNVSAAVGVTTPTQINASHIAYRNEYGEVANGYEYKAKLWQTIRQRTES from the coding sequence ATGACGTTTCTAACATGGGTTGCAATTATTGCAAATGTGTTGATCATCAGTATAATACTACTTCTTATATTGACTTTTTTATTTTTTAGATTTAAGGATGCAGGTCAAAACCAGCATAGTGTTCTTAGAAATTTCCCGGTGCTTGGTCGGGTAAGATATTTCTTAGAAAAAATCGGACCAGAAATTAGACAATATTTATTCCATAATGACAATGAAGGACGACCATTCTCAAGAAAAGATTATTTGGCAGTTGTATTGGCAGGTAAATATAAATCACGTATCGGTGGATTTGGTTCTCAGCGTGACTTTACTCAGCCTGGATTTTATATTAATAATTCAATGTTTCCACTTCAAAGTACAGAAATTGATGTCGATCAATCTGAACAGATTCATACTCAAATCTATGAGGTTGAAGAAGATACGATTTTTACACGTAAAGAACACCAAGAAAAGAAGACAGTAGATCCTTATTTGATACCGAAAGAACAAGGTGTGACGATCGGTCAAGATTTACAATATCCGCACACATTCCAACGTCTCATCGGACAATCGGCAATGAGTTATGGGGCATTAGGTAAAAATGCAATCAAGACTTTATCCATTGGTATTCACGATGCGAAAGGAAGCTGGATGAACACAGGTGAAGGTGGTATTTCGCCACATCACTTGCACGGTGAAGCAGATTTAATTTTCCAAATTGGACCAGGTTTATTTGGTGTTCGTAATTTAGATGGAACGTTTAGTGAGGAACTATATAAAAAGAAGGTTGCATTAAACAACGTCAAAGCTGTTGAATTGAAGCTTGGTCAAGGTGCAAAAACACGTGGCGGACATGTTGAAGGTGAAAAAGTGACAGAAGAAATTGCTGAAATACGTAACGTTGAACCGTTCAAAACAATTAACTCACCGAATCGCTTTGAATTCATTGATAATAGTCATGAATTGCTATACTTTGTTCAGAAATTAAGAGAACTCGGTCAAAAACCAGTTGGATTCAAAATCGTTGTCGGCAATATTGATGATATAAAGCAGCTAGTTCAAGCAATGAAGGAAACCAATATTGTACCGGACTTTATCTCAATTGATGGAGGTGAAGGGGGAACTGGGGCAAGTTATCAAGAGTTAGAAGATAGTGTTGGATTACCGATATTAACAGCATTACCTATTGTTGATATGATGTTGACACATTATGGCTTACGAGAACGAACGAAGATCATATCATCAGGAAAGTTGATTACTCCAGATAAAGTAGCTATAGCGTTAGGACTTGGAGCCGATTTAATACAAGTTGCGAGAAGTATGATGATGAGTGTCGGATGTATTATGGCATTGCAATGTCATACGAATGAATGTCCAGTAGGCGTAGCAACAACAAACCCTAAGTTAGAACGAGGACTTGTGATTGAAGAGAAAAGGTATCGTGTGACGAATTATTTAATCGCTTTAAGTGAAGGATTGTACAATGTTAGTGCAGCGGTTGGAGTAACAACGCCGACTCAAATCAATGCAAGTCATATCGCATACCGCAATGAATACGGGGAAGTGGCAAATGGTTATGAATACAAAGCGAAGTTGTGGCAAACAATTAGACAACGCACTGAATCTTAA